The nucleotide sequence TTCCCGCAATTGATACTGAAAAACTTTCCGGTAAATTTACAGTTTGTAAAGCCACAATAGAAACATAGATAACAGCCACTAATATCAAAAAACCTTGAAAAACATCTGTCCAAACTACCCCATAAAATCCACTAACAACGGTATAAGATAAAGCCAGTAAAATTAAAAGAATAGAAGCGAGTCTATCATCCATGCCTAAAAATTGTCCGAGAAACTTTCCTCCCGCGACAGAAAAGTAACTCATTGCCCCAACAGAAAACAGTAAATTAGCGATAGCACTGAGAAGTCTAGCAACTTTTCCCTGAGTTCCTTGGCCAAAACGAAACTTCATCCATTCCGCCTCAGTCATTACAATAGCCCTTCGATTCCACTTACCCGTAAAGGTCATCAAAAAGGCCATAATTAAAACAATTCCCCCTCGAATTTCGATAAAAAATCCTTTCGTTCCTAGGGCATAAATGAGGGCAGAAATAACCATCGTACCGGCCATATCCACATTGCCAGCCATTCCTGATGCTCCCAAGGCCCACCAAGGAATACTGCGATCTCCTAAAAAATAAGCATCTAATCCTTTAGCCGCTTTGCGTTCAAAAATAATGCCTAAGACAATAACAAAAATTAAATATAAAGCAACAATCAAATAGTCAATTATGTGCATGGAGGTTAAATTAAATCATCGAAAAACTGTGTTTTCACAGGGTGTACTTTAAGCTTGACGGTAGCTTAGTATAAAAGGTGCAATTTGTAAAGGGGTTTAATTTTTAACTTTAAACACAGAGATTTCGGCTTGTAAAATTTGGGCAGCTTCATTTAATCTTTCTAAAACAATATTTGTCTCATGGAGAGAATAACCAGTTTGTTCTGATCCTTCACTTAATTGTTCCATTGATTCGCGAATATGACGAGCTTGAAGAGATTGTTCTTCCATACTTTTACTGACTAATTCAAACTGAGGGGTAATACGCTGAACTTGTTCAATCACTTGAGCGATTTGGCGGCTAATATTTCCGACATCTTCTACACTATTTCTCACTTCTTTATTAAATTTATCCATCTCCATTACTCCATTAGAAACGGCTGTTTGCATTTCTTTAACCATTTGTTCTATCTCTAAAGTGGCCACAGCAGTTTGATCGGCGAGTCGTCGAATTTCTCGAGCAACCACCGCAAATCCGGCTCCATATTCTCCGGCTTTTTCAGCTTCTATGGCGGCATTTAAAGAAAGTAAATTGGTTTGATCGGCTACCTTAGTAATGGTTAATACCACACTATTAATATTATGAGCTTTCTCACTCATATTTCCTAATTTTGAAGAGATAGAAGTGGTGGCATCCAACAACTGACGCATACTTTTTTCCATTTGCACTAAATCATTTTGACTTTGAGAAGCCGCTTGGGCTGTACTTTGAGCTAAGTCGGCCACTTGTTCCATAGTGTGGACTAATTCTTCAGAAGTATTAGAAATATCTTGAGCCGTTGCGGTCACTTCATTGGTGGAGGCAATTTGTTCAGTTAAAGTGGCTTCTAATTGTCTTCTCGAGGCCGCCATTTCTGTCGTTGAACTGGTGATTTGAATCCCGGAATGCTGAACTTTAGAAATGAGAGAATTAAGATTTTCGGTCATGGTTTTCAGGGAAATTAATAATTGCCCAATTTCATCATTAGAAGTGACTTCTACTTGAGTGGTTAAATTACCGGCAGAAACTTCTTCAGCGATTTTGACAGCCTTAATTAAAGATTTGGCGATCTTACGAGTAATCCAAACTCCCAAAGCGAGATCAACCATAATTCCGACGATAAACAGAAGAACAACCTGATTAACGGTTCTATCTTTTTGTTCTTGAGCCTGTTCGGCGGATTTTTGCGATAGATTAACCACTTTAGACATCCCTTGCACGGTAATGCCAGCACCGATAACCATAATCACAGCAGACAAGAGAAGGATGCTGATTAATTTTGATTCTATAGATTTCCAAAGTTGGCTTTTCATAATGGGTTGTCTCTTAATTTAAACAGTCGTTGAATACGTTGTCTGATTAAAGTTGCGCCACTCAAGTCGCCTCGAGATTCTTTAAGAAGGGCAAGGTGTATTAAAGCTTCCTCGCAATTGGGGTCTAGATAAACCACTTTCTGAAAATATTGTTCAGCTTCAATTTCTGAGCCTAATGCTTGATAAATTTGACCTAGTAATAGATAGGCTTGAGGGTCACTAGGGGTTTGATTCAGATAGGCTCGACATAACGATGCCGCTTGTTCTAAGGCTCCTGAATCAGCTAAATCTCTGGCTTGAGCGAGTGGATTTTTAGGGGGGGATTGTGGATGGTTAGCAAGAGATAAAGGAGAAATTGTTTGCCCTTTTTTAAGATGTGTTTGTGCTTGAGCTAGAGAAGTAAGCTCAGTTGGGTTGCTAGGGCGAATTTTTTTCTGAATAATAGATTTTTCCGGTTTTGGGTTTTTGTGTTTGGCTCTTTTTTCATTTTTTTGATAGACAAAAGCATAAGGATAATCAATAACTTGAAATCGGGGAGAAGGCAGCAAAGCAATTTCCGGAGATCCGACAAAGAGAAAACCGCGAGGAACTAATAACTGGTCTAACCTATCTATAGCACGAGAACGAGCCGAAACATCTAAATAAATCAATAAATGACGACAAAAAATGATCTGATAAGGCTTGTGAACCGGTAAGTGAGGACCTAAAAGGTTGCCTTCTTTAAATTGAACCGTTTCTCGAACTAGCTCAGACAATTGATAGCTTTCTTGAATTTGATGAAAATAATGATTTTTGGGGAGAGTGAGGTCTTCTCGAAAAGAGTTTTCTCCATAAACCGCTTTTTTAGCTTTTTCTAAGGCTCTATGACTGATATCAAGCGCATCAATTTGAAACTGGTTAGAGGTTAATCCTGCTTCTAACAAGGTGATGGCGATAGAGTAGGGTTCTTCTCCTGTAGAACAAGGCAGACTCAAGACTCTTAAAATTGAGACAGGCTGGGGGGCCGAACGAGTTCTGCACTTTGGCTTTAACCACTCAGTTTTGACATATTTGTGCAAAAATTTAAAAGCTTCCCGATGGCGAAAAAACCAAGTTTCCGGGACAACAATTTGGTCAATCAGTTCCCACCATTCTTGAGAAGAGGTTTCTAGAAATTGCACATAACTTTTTAAATCTGGCAAATCACAGGCTAACCGGCGGTTTTCTAAAGCGTTGGTGATTTGTCTAGCATTAATGCTATCTTTTTTTAAACCGATTTTTTGTTGTAATAAAGCTTCTATTTGTTTTTCTTCTGGAGTCATTAGCGATTAGTCATGAGTCGTTAGTCTTTCCCCTACTCTTTATATCCTACTCCCTACTCATAGGTCGTCTTTAAATGTGGAGTGGAAAGCTAGAGAAGCTCTTAAAAGTCTGTACCCAAATTAGGCTCAGTTGAACTATTCAACAAATGGACACTCCTCTTTATGTGAGTGTGTATGGGGAGAAATGATGGATTATGGACTGGGGGACCGAACGAGTTCCGCACTAAGGACTATAGACTAAGGGCTATGGACTAATAACTGTATAAAACTCGCAGTTGTTCTATCTCAGGAAATAGAGACTCCACACACAACAGTTCAATGATCCGATGACCATCCATAATAATATTTCCCCGAACACTTTCTGGTTCCTCAACAGATGATTTATTTAATGTATCAGTAACTTGTTCGGCCATCAGTCCTAAATAATCCCTCTGTTCGGGTTTACCTGGATACTGGACTATGATAATTCTTGTACTCAAGCAAAGACTACAGGGTTTTCCTTGAATTAATAGAGATAAATCAATAACAGGGATCACTCTGCCTCGGTAATTAAATAAACCGGCTACGTAGTCCGGTGCCTGGTACAGTTTTCTAACATTCACCCTAGGGATCACTTCAACAACCCTTAAACTGTCTATGGCGTATAGCTGATCGCCCAAATAAAACAGTAACAGTAACATCGGTGCTAGTGTTGGTTTTTATGCTTTCCCCATTGTCTCTCTATTTGGTCTATAGTGATACAAAAAAAACATAATTTTTCTGCGGAACTTGATAGGATGACAGTGTAGCTAATCTTGGCAAGCTGTTAAATAGATACATCTAGGAGCTTTTTTATGAACAAACAACCTACTTATTCTAAGTCTGAAGATGCTCTCGTCACTGTTAGAAGCGAATTGCTAAGTTCCATCTTAGAAGAAGAATTTGCCTACTCTTGGAATCAGGATGCTCTCTCGGCTGACCTGTATGTGACTGAATTAGAAGATGATTTTGCTCTTTGTGACTGTTTAGATGATGAAGAGCTAACTAGCGGCGCTGATCAGTTATTTTCTAATCTCCATCAATGCTGGAGCCAAGCGGATCACTCTGTGGTCAAACTCACTCTCTGGGAACGCTTTGGTCAAGTTGTCCCTTCCCATCAATTAGATAAAATTATGGATTATGCTCAAAATATTGCTTCTTTAAATTTGTCACCCTTAGAGCAATTAATCCAATGTGTTAAGCCTTTACTCTCCCATTGGTCAGAAGACGATTTACAAATTTTTGCTCGTCCTTTGGTTTATGCGATGCGAGGCACCACAGAATTACGCCAAGCACCTTGGGATGAACTGTCGGAAATTGATCAAGTCCGTCTAACTATGAAAATTGCTCAAGAAGCGATTGTCCAATTTCAAAAACAAAACTCATCTACATTGTCAGAATCAGAAGGTTAGGAATTTTTGCCGCTTTTCCTAACCGACTTTTTTTTCAGCTATCTGGATTATTTTTGATTGGCTCTGGTATCTTGAACCGCCGCCCAGAAGAATAATCCAGTTAGGGGGATACTCGCTGCTAAAATTAGCCCGGTGATCGTGTTTCCTAGATCAGGGGTTCCCGAAGATAGTTCAAAAATACTGCCGACAGCAGCAATCGCAGCAATACAAGATCCCAATAACAACACCCCACTTTTTGGCGTCACTCTTCTTAAGCTCCTCTAATTAGATGTAAAAAATTAAGCAATGGGTTTAACAGCTTGCAGACTGAACCCATGCTTTTTTAATTCTTCAGTTAATGCTAAATTATTCCCTACCCGATCGACAAACATAACGCCATTAAGATGATCCATTTCATGTTGAATCACCCGGGCTAAGAGTCCGGTGGCTTTCAGTTTTTTGGGCCGTCCGCTTTCATCTTTAAAGCTGACTTCGATGGCTTTAGGACGCACTACATCTAAATAAACTCCCGGAATGCTGAGACATCCCTCTTCAAATTGACATAAGTCGCGGCTAAAGTGCGTGATTTGAGGATTAATTAAGATTATGGGCTGATTGGTGGCATTATCCGGTTCACAGTCCACCACGAGAAGTTGTTTATTAACCGCTACTTGAGGCGCGGCTAAACCGATCCCATTAGCACTATACATGGTTTGAAGCATTTCTTTGGCTAATTGCCGCACTGCGTCGTCAACTTTAGCAATGCGTTTAGCCGGCTGACGCAACACGCGATCACCGAGATAATGTATTTCTAGGGGAGGATTTTCTAATTTTTGCTTATCGACAGTAACAAGGGATGTCATGGACTTATCTAAGGTCAATATCGGTTTATGGTAGCTTTTTTGATCTTAGCTTAATTATGGGGTGGACAATGCCCAGCCAAAAACCCTAGGGGATGTTAAGCAACTGTAACCCACTACAGCTAATCTGAGTAAAATTCTCGGTGATTTTAATGTATACTTAAAAATAGGGGTGACTAGCTCAATGGTAGAGCATCGGACTCTTAATCCGCTGGTTCAGGGTTCGAGTCCCTGGTCACCCACTTCTCTTAATCCTCAACTGACATAAACTGACATAAAAACTGACATAAAAATCAGCCCCTTTTTTAGGTACAGATACGAGGCTACAATTGTCCTTTATAATTTCTTTACCTTAAATTAAGGTTTTTTTCCGATTCCTTTACTCAGTTGTAGAGGGTAGCTTAGTAGTAGGTTCTTAAATAATAGATAGGATTGACTATGACAGCTTTTACCTCTTCAGATATACCAGCGACAATCAACACATTAGAGAAATTGCACGTCTGGTCTGGGATGATTTTAAATTACCTTTACCCAGAAACAACGGTTATCGAATCTACGGGGAACGCTGCGCGAGTAGCTACCTCCGCACCGTTTGAAATTACCGCAGTAAGCCCCCCGGAATGGCAGAATATCAGCCGCACTAACATCAAATTGAATAAAAATTGGCAAAGACAGGGAAAGCGCTGGGAACACGCTAATGATATCGGCTCCGCTTCCATCCCTGCTGAATTTAAGATATGAATTTTAATTAAATAAATGACTACTGCTACTGCTTCCCCTCCGGTTGGGACCCCAGGGGGAACCGCTACCCCTACGCTCCCTCCAACCGGCAATCCTGGGGGAGCGGCTAATAATATTGTCCCCTACAGTCGCCCTTACCAGTTCCCCCCAGAAGGAAAACCCCCGACAACTCCTCCAAAAAACCCCTTTCGATTACCAAGAGGGCTTTCCAGAGCATTGTTTAGAGACTTTAACAATGCAAAGCAAGGAATCGCAGCAGAAGGAATGGTGCCGGGGATTCCCATGAGTACGGCTCAATTTTTAGACCCGGGCATGGCTTGTGATTTGGGATTAGGGCCTTGTTCTCATTCTCCTGAAATGCCAGCCGATTCGCCTTTCAAAGGCGGTCAAGGTTTTGTTAATTATGTAGTTGAGGGAGAGGCAGAGTGTCTGTTTGAACCTCCCTCTGGTAAGCCAACCCCTTATACAGCCTATTATCGGGGAGTTCTTAGAGGAAAAATAGTAGGTACCGGCGAGTTGAATTTTACGGGGGGAAATTATTTTTATGGCCCGCCATTAAATATAATTCGCCAAAATGCAACCGGAAGCCAAGAAAAAACATCGATTCCAGCTTATTGGAATTCTCTGCAAACTTATAATTTAGTTCCTTGGAATAACCGACAAATAAGTTTAAAAATTACTAAAATAACTAGAGAAGACGGAAAACCTGACATTGACGGGAATCCACCGCCGTTAGCAGACGCTAAACCTCGCCCCATTAGCCCCAGCTATGCGACCCCAACGATCGCACCGCCTCCAGAAACTATACCTGATGCGCCTCCCCCTCTTCCTGAGAAATTACCAGATGAAGACGGAGAGAATGATATTGTCCCCTTTAGACGACCTCCTAAACCGGTAGAACCCGAACCGGAGGAACCGCCGCCGCCTGAACCCGAACCGGAGGAGCCGCCGCCGCCGCCTGAACCCGAACCCGAAGAACCTAAGCCACCAGAACCAGAAGACCCACCTAAACCAGAGAAACAGCCAGAACCCAAACCACCCGGACAACCTAAGCCAAAGGAAAAAAAACCGGAAGATCCAGATTTTTGTCCCTTACCACAACAACCGATTCCCCCTCCTGAACCGGTTCCTGTACCGGTTCCCGTTCCTGTGCCTGTACCGGTTCCTGTGCCTGTACCGGTTCCCGTTCCTGTGCCTGTACCGGTTCCTGTGCCTGTACCGGTTCCCGTTCCTGTACCGGTTCCCGTTCCTGTGCCTGTACCGGTTCCTGTGCCTGTACCGGTTCCCGTTCCTGTACCAGTTCCTGTGCCGGTTCCCGTTCCTGTACCAGTTCCTGTGCCGGTTCCCGTTCCTGTACCAGTTCCTGTGCCGGTTCCCGTTCCTGTGCCTAGTCCTCCTGTATACATTCCTTATCCCGTTCCTAGCCCTCCTATATATGTTCCCGTTCCTACCCCCTACCCTGTTCCTACCCCCTACCCCGTTCCTACCCCTTACCCTGTTCCTACCCCCTACCCCGTTCCTAGTCCTTACCCTGTTCCTACCCCCTACCCCGTTCCTACCCCCTACCCCGTCCCAAATCCTAACCCTAATCCAAACCCCAACCCTAATCCTAATCCAAACCCTAATCCTAATCCGGTTCCTGGACCGAACCCAAGCCCTAATCCTAAACCTGGGCCGGTTCCTAATCCTATTCCAGACCCAACACCAAATCCGACTCCAAACCCAGGGCCATATCCAACCCCTGACCCAAGCCCATCTCCTAAACCTAAACCCAACCCTAAACCATGCACTTGTATAGAAGATATGGATTGCGACCCATGCCAAAGTTTAGAGGTGTCTATTAAGGGCACGATTGAAACGACAGACTGCGAAAAATTCGCTGATATTCCAGAAGGAGCATCCCAAGAAGAAATCAACGAACTTTTAACCAAAAAAATTTCTTACCAAGGCAAAGGATTAGAAGGATTATCTTCTCAAATGAGCGCCTTAGCAGAATTAATTAATATGCTTCGAAGTGACATTTGTAAGATTGAAACTACTGCCTATGCTCTAGTGCCTGAATGGTGGCAAGTGAGGAGAGGCGGTGATATTCCACAGTTAGTAGTAGGGTATCGAAAAGATAGGAGCTACTATGCTCTAACAATCCCTCATTTTATGGAACAAAAAAGACTTCATTTAGAAAAAAACAAACCGATAACTTATAGAAAAGGGCAACAAGAGATTATCTGCACTCTTGACGATAATAGTAAATTTATTGCCAATTGTTACAGTCAGCAAGAAGCGATGAGGTTATGGGAATTCTGGAAAAAATACATTAATCCAGAATTTATGAAAAAGCCTGTTAACATCAAAATCGGCCCTCGTAAAGGAGTTGACTTAAAAGATTATCAAGTAGAAGCTGCCCTCGCTAGATATTTTAAACAAGGTCAAGAAAACACAATCCCTGAGTGGGAAATTCAATGGAGAAAAAAAGGTAAATAAAATGATTATTAAATATCAATCAGTTCAAGAATACGCGAAACAAAATTTTATGTGTCCTCGTAACGTTACTCGTAAGTGTAAACTCGGAGAAATTAAAGCTAAAAAACTAAAAGGGCAATGGCTGATCATCGTCTCATATTGATCATTCACTGGACTCTCATTAGACTCTCATTCACGCTTTGCCCTTAACCCCTAAGCAGACATAATGTCTTGATCATATAGACATAAAACCCAGTCACAGACTAGATTTAAGACAGTTAACAAATCGAGGAAAAATTTATGTCTGCTCCAATCCAAACCTCTGCCACGCATTTACCCGGCCAATTAGTAGAAGTATCTCAAGCTTTAGCTTTAGCGGAATTAGCCTTGCCTTCAATTACCCGGCCTAATAACATCGTTATTACCCACGATACCGAAAACCAAACGATGACAGTCACCGCTACTCTTCCTATGGTTCCTAGTATCGGAATAAATGGAGTTTCTTATGTTGCTTCTGATTATTTGAGCACTTAAATGTGAGTGCTTAAAATCACCGCTACTTTTAATTAAAAAATCAGAACTAGGAAAATAACATGGCAACAGATTCAAAAACAGCAATATTCTATATTAATCTTGCTGGGACTAAATATAGTTGGCGAGCCAAAAAAGATGATTATAAAGGAATTGACAAGGAATTGGGAGTGACCCTAGCCAAAGACACAGAAGACAATCTAGTCTTTGGTGTGGATCGTCCGAAGCCCGTAAGAGTCCGAATTAACCTCGCAGGAGCTAGACCCATTATTCGTTTCGCAGACCCTCAAAAAATAGAACCTCTGACCGTTAAAGGAAGCCTAAACGGTAAAAAGTACAACGGTAAAAATATTAACTCTGTAACCGTTGTACAGGGCTAATTAATTAGAAAAGCTAGGTTTTTAACCTAGCTAAAAACCATGAAAATTCCCATAGAAGAATTCGCGAGACGTAACAATATTTGCGTCAGAAAAGTAAAAGCGTTGGCTGACCTAGGGAAAATAACCTTAATTCAGCACCGAGGCAAATACTACGTGGAAGTCGATTAAACCCAACAATCAAAATCGAGGAATGCTTTTTAACAGAAGGAATATGCTTGCACTTTTAATGGTTGCGAGTATTGAGGGAACCATCCGGTTTTCTCAGGTTTCTCGTCATCAAGAATGTCCCCTACCTTTAAAAAAATCGGTTCCTAATTCTCCTCCTACTTCCCAAAATTTTCCTTACTTCTATCAGCTAAATAACAAATACGACCCCTATGGGTCTTGCTTGTTAACATCGACAGCAATGGTTTTAGGCTGTTTAGGGAAAACAGTTTCTCCGGATTCTCTTTATTTAGAATTCCAAAAGAGAAACTTAGACAGATTTTTACACTCTGATATTCAATACTTACTCAATGAGTATGAAATTGATGATAATTGGAGTACAAATCACCAGTGGAGTAGGGTTATTTCTCATCTAAAGGCGGGTTATCCGGCAATATTTAGCGGACCGGTTTCGTTTACCTCTAGAGGCCACGTCATTGTCCTTTTAGGGGTCGAAGATGACAATTTCAGTTGTCATGACCCTTATGGGAAGTTTGACGGAACCAAATACCTTAACAAGCCAGAAGCCGGTAAGTTTGTTCATTATTCCCGTGAATTAATTTTCGCTCAATCTGCCGGCGGCTCTGCTACTACTTGGGCGCATTTATGCCAGCCTCACCAGCCGCTAAAGCGAGTCATCGGTGACGAAAATTGCTCACAGCAGTTTAAGAATAAGGTTCGGCTTGTTGCTAAAAAAATCAACTGCGATCCGTCAGACCTGATGGCGGTCATTAGTTGGGAAAGCGACGGGACGTTTAGCCCCAGTAAACAAAACTATGCTGGCTCTGGTGCTACTGGATTAATTCAATTCATGCCGCATACAGCCTTAGCATTGGGTACAACAACCCAAGTCTTGGCTCAAATGACGGCTTTAGATCAGCTTGATTATGTTGAAGAGTATTTCAACATGATTGATCCAGCAAAATTAAAAAAATCTTTGGCCGATCTATATATGGCTGTGCTGTATCCCAAAGCCATAGGGAAAAGCTTAAACTATGGGCTTTTCACGACACCAGGAATAGCTTATCAACAGAATTCGGGCCTAGACATTAACCGAGATGGGACTATCTCTGTTAGTGAGGCAGTAGCCAAAATTCAAGCCAGGTTCATCTAAAATTGACTCATCAATTCTATCTATTTTGTTTCCTGAAATGTAACGTTACGTTTCAGGATTTATTTTTTGGGGCTAAG is from Gloeothece verrucosa PCC 7822 and encodes:
- a CDS encoding chemotaxis protein CheW, which translates into the protein MLLLLFYLGDQLYAIDSLRVVEVIPRVNVRKLYQAPDYVAGLFNYRGRVIPVIDLSLLIQGKPCSLCLSTRIIIVQYPGKPEQRDYLGLMAEQVTDTLNKSSVEEPESVRGNIIMDGHRIIELLCVESLFPEIEQLRVLYSY
- a CDS encoding methyl-accepting chemotaxis protein; this translates as MKSQLWKSIESKLISILLLSAVIMVIGAGITVQGMSKVVNLSQKSAEQAQEQKDRTVNQVVLLFIVGIMVDLALGVWITRKIAKSLIKAVKIAEEVSAGNLTTQVEVTSNDEIGQLLISLKTMTENLNSLISKVQHSGIQITSSTTEMAASRRQLEATLTEQIASTNEVTATAQDISNTSEELVHTMEQVADLAQSTAQAASQSQNDLVQMEKSMRQLLDATTSISSKLGNMSEKAHNINSVVLTITKVADQTNLLSLNAAIEAEKAGEYGAGFAVVAREIRRLADQTAVATLEIEQMVKEMQTAVSNGVMEMDKFNKEVRNSVEDVGNISRQIAQVIEQVQRITPQFELVSKSMEEQSLQARHIRESMEQLSEGSEQTGYSLHETNIVLERLNEAAQILQAEISVFKVKN
- a CDS encoding CheR family methyltransferase; translated protein: MTPEEKQIEALLQQKIGLKKDSINARQITNALENRRLACDLPDLKSYVQFLETSSQEWWELIDQIVVPETWFFRHREAFKFLHKYVKTEWLKPKCRTRSAPQPVSILRVLSLPCSTGEEPYSIAITLLEAGLTSNQFQIDALDISHRALEKAKKAVYGENSFREDLTLPKNHYFHQIQESYQLSELVRETVQFKEGNLLGPHLPVHKPYQIIFCRHLLIYLDVSARSRAIDRLDQLLVPRGFLFVGSPEIALLPSPRFQVIDYPYAFVYQKNEKRAKHKNPKPEKSIIQKKIRPSNPTELTSLAQAQTHLKKGQTISPLSLANHPQSPPKNPLAQARDLADSGALEQAASLCRAYLNQTPSDPQAYLLLGQIYQALGSEIEAEQYFQKVVYLDPNCEEALIHLALLKESRGDLSGATLIRQRIQRLFKLRDNPL
- a CDS encoding C39 family peptidase, coding for MLALLMVASIEGTIRFSQVSRHQECPLPLKKSVPNSPPTSQNFPYFYQLNNKYDPYGSCLLTSTAMVLGCLGKTVSPDSLYLEFQKRNLDRFLHSDIQYLLNEYEIDDNWSTNHQWSRVISHLKAGYPAIFSGPVSFTSRGHVIVLLGVEDDNFSCHDPYGKFDGTKYLNKPEAGKFVHYSRELIFAQSAGGSATTWAHLCQPHQPLKRVIGDENCSQQFKNKVRLVAKKINCDPSDLMAVISWESDGTFSPSKQNYAGSGATGLIQFMPHTALALGTTTQVLAQMTALDQLDYVEEYFNMIDPAKLKKSLADLYMAVLYPKAIGKSLNYGLFTTPGIAYQQNSGLDINRDGTISVSEAVAKIQARFI
- the def gene encoding peptide deformylase; this translates as MTSLVTVDKQKLENPPLEIHYLGDRVLRQPAKRIAKVDDAVRQLAKEMLQTMYSANGIGLAAPQVAVNKQLLVVDCEPDNATNQPIILINPQITHFSRDLCQFEEGCLSIPGVYLDVVRPKAIEVSFKDESGRPKKLKATGLLARVIQHEMDHLNGVMFVDRVGNNLALTEELKKHGFSLQAVKPIA